The Mucilaginibacter mallensis genome has a segment encoding these proteins:
- a CDS encoding glycosyltransferase produces the protein MESFNLCIIKPNKDAFSETFIQEHINRLPGNKKVLYGGAFPVYDDEGKFLIRSKFGLLSYLIQKKIFKRQNIRVRTRALANYFKEQNIDIVFAEYGMVGAMVTEACRLANVPLIIHFHGADAHHRDTVSQYHDLYKKAFAYASWIIAVSGDMAEALKQLGAPAEKIVHASCGVDTELFPQLDISNSARNFLAVGRFVEKKSPISVVKAFKIVANKFADAKLWMVGEGPLFDETKQLVHDLCLEKNVTLTGRLNTGQIKELIQQSRCFVQHSVTARSGDKEGTPVSILEAGSSGLAIVSTRHTGIKEAVVDGETGYLVNEYDISGMAEHMITIADDVALASRLGAKEAAYIRENYEIKNRIITLTGLLEQALKKKI, from the coding sequence ATGGAGTCATTTAACCTCTGCATTATTAAGCCTAATAAGGACGCATTTTCAGAAACCTTTATCCAGGAGCATATTAATCGTTTACCTGGTAATAAAAAGGTGCTTTATGGAGGTGCTTTCCCCGTTTATGATGATGAGGGTAAATTTCTTATCCGCTCAAAATTTGGTTTGCTAAGCTACCTTATTCAAAAAAAAATATTTAAGCGCCAAAATATCAGGGTACGTACCAGGGCATTGGCCAACTATTTTAAGGAACAAAACATAGATATAGTTTTTGCTGAGTATGGTATGGTGGGAGCAATGGTTACTGAGGCCTGCCGTTTGGCGAATGTGCCGCTTATCATTCACTTCCATGGTGCCGATGCACATCACCGCGATACGGTTTCGCAGTACCATGATCTATATAAAAAAGCTTTTGCTTATGCCAGTTGGATCATAGCGGTATCAGGTGATATGGCAGAAGCACTTAAACAATTAGGCGCACCGGCTGAGAAGATAGTCCATGCTTCATGCGGGGTTGATACGGAATTGTTTCCGCAGCTCGATATTTCAAATTCGGCCCGGAACTTTTTGGCGGTTGGCCGATTTGTGGAGAAGAAATCGCCGATATCGGTAGTAAAAGCTTTTAAAATAGTAGCTAATAAGTTCGCCGATGCTAAATTATGGATGGTGGGTGAAGGGCCACTGTTTGATGAAACCAAACAATTGGTGCATGATCTCTGCCTCGAAAAAAATGTTACTTTAACAGGGAGACTGAACACCGGACAGATAAAGGAACTGATACAGCAGTCGCGTTGCTTTGTACAGCATTCGGTTACTGCCCGCAGTGGCGATAAGGAAGGTACCCCGGTGAGCATACTGGAAGCCGGATCATCGGGCCTGGCTATTGTAAGTACCCGGCATACAGGTATTAAAGAGGCCGTTGTTGATGGCGAAACCGGCTATTTAGTTAACGAGTATGACATCAGCGGTATGGCTGAGCATATGATAACAATCGCGGACGATGTTGCTTTGGCTTCAAGGCTTGGAGCAAAGGAAGCAGCTTACATCCGTGAAAATTATGAGATAAAAAACAGAATAATTACCTTAACAGGCCTGCTTGAGCAAGCATTAAAAAAGAAGATATGA
- a CDS encoding class I SAM-dependent methyltransferase, which yields MKGNDRLNPTIFHTRYVHLTRLRDATIKIIDELTADNKNLLLADFGCGDMPYRSVIEPKVGKYLGIDLEMNPKAEHHIGFDSKTTLPDNYVDIILSNQVLEHVDTPSGYLQEAYRILKPGGTMILTTHGYWFYHPTPNDYWRWTSAGLRKTVEAEKFKITSFHGIMGLAASGIQLFQDAILNKSPKFLYPSIAFVMQGFIGLFDKINTQQQRDRDASLYIVIAQKPLDTV from the coding sequence ATGAAAGGTAACGACCGGTTAAACCCAACCATATTTCATACACGTTATGTACACCTTACCAGGCTAAGGGATGCTACTATAAAAATAATTGATGAGCTAACAGCTGACAATAAAAATTTATTACTGGCAGACTTTGGTTGTGGTGATATGCCGTACCGTTCGGTTATTGAGCCCAAGGTTGGCAAATACCTGGGTATCGATCTGGAAATGAACCCCAAGGCAGAACATCATATTGGATTTGACAGTAAAACTACCCTGCCTGATAATTATGTTGACATCATATTATCGAACCAGGTATTGGAGCATGTAGATACGCCATCAGGGTATTTGCAGGAGGCTTATCGTATTTTAAAACCGGGTGGTACTATGATATTAACTACACACGGTTACTGGTTCTATCACCCAACACCAAACGATTACTGGCGTTGGACAAGTGCCGGTTTAAGAAAAACAGTTGAAGCTGAAAAATTTAAAATCACCTCGTTTCACGGTATTATGGGTTTGGCGGCAAGTGGTATACAGCTGTTTCAGGATGCTATTTTAAATAAATCTCCAAAATTTTTGTACCCGTCAATTGCTTTTGTAATGCAGGGATTTATAGGCTTGTTTGATAAGATCAACACCCAGCAACAACGCGACAGGGATGCTTCATTATACATTGTAATTGCACAAAAACCATTGGATACGGTGTAA